A window from Rhizosphaericola mali encodes these proteins:
- a CDS encoding phosphoribosylaminoimidazolesuccinocarboxamide synthase — protein MSQFHFSEQTAFYQGKVRDVYTIADKWLVMVASNRISAFDVILPKPIPYKGQVLNQVAAYMLDATKDICPNWLKDTPAPNVAVGIKCEPLKVEMVIRGNLTGHAWRTYSSGLRTLCGVALPEGLKENDYFPTPIITPSTKADEGHDEDISKEEIIEKGLISAEQWEIVEDYTRKLFARGKELAAKQGLILVDTKYEFGILDGEVILMDEIHTPDSSRYFYADGFEERQAKGEHQKQLSKEFVREWLIENNFMGKEGQTVPEMTDEKTNEISKRYIELYEKVIGKQFVPEDWSEEKTKQAIVDSLAKLQA, from the coding sequence ATGTCACAATTTCATTTTTCCGAACAGACGGCTTTTTATCAAGGAAAGGTAAGAGACGTGTATACCATCGCCGACAAATGGCTTGTAATGGTAGCTTCCAACAGGATTTCTGCGTTTGATGTTATTTTACCCAAACCAATTCCTTATAAAGGACAGGTATTGAATCAAGTTGCCGCATATATGTTAGATGCAACAAAAGATATTTGCCCTAATTGGTTAAAAGACACACCAGCTCCGAATGTAGCTGTGGGTATTAAATGCGAACCATTAAAAGTGGAAATGGTAATTCGTGGCAACCTCACTGGACACGCTTGGCGTACGTATAGCAGCGGTCTGCGTACCTTATGTGGCGTAGCGCTTCCAGAAGGATTAAAAGAAAATGATTATTTCCCAACACCGATCATTACACCATCCACAAAAGCGGATGAAGGACACGATGAAGACATTTCGAAAGAGGAAATTATTGAAAAAGGACTCATCTCTGCAGAACAGTGGGAAATTGTGGAGGATTACACACGCAAATTATTTGCACGTGGAAAAGAATTGGCAGCAAAACAAGGCCTTATCTTGGTTGATACGAAATATGAATTTGGCATTCTAGATGGAGAAGTGATTTTAATGGACGAAATTCATACACCAGACTCCTCTCGCTATTTTTACGCAGATGGTTTTGAGGAAAGGCAAGCAAAAGGCGAACATCAAAAACAATTAAGTAAAGAATTTGTACGTGAATGGTTAATTGAAAACAATTTCATGGGAAAAGAAGGTCAAACTGTACCCGAAATGACTGATGAAAAAACGAATGAAATCAGCAAAAGATACATCGAACTATACGAAAAAGTTATCGGAAAGCAATTTGTACCAGAAGATTGGTCCGAAGAAAAAACAAAACAAGCAATTGTTGATAGCTTAGCAAAATTGCAAGCCTAA
- a CDS encoding ArsR/SmtB family transcription factor: MDNKRFEKISKALSDTNRIAILQKFKVKKDCVYCSDINETLDLTQPSVSHHLKQLVDADLLISEKEGRNLKYFLNEEVIDAYIEALNAFKI; encoded by the coding sequence ATGGACAACAAGAGATTTGAAAAAATATCAAAAGCGTTAAGCGATACCAACAGAATCGCCATTTTACAAAAGTTCAAAGTAAAAAAGGACTGTGTATATTGCTCAGATATTAATGAAACGCTCGACCTTACGCAACCTTCCGTCTCTCATCATTTAAAACAATTGGTCGATGCGGATCTTCTTATTTCCGAAAAAGAAGGACGTAATCTCAAATATTTTCTCAACGAAGAAGTAATAGATGCCTATATCGAGGCTTTGAATGCATTTAAGATCTAG
- a CDS encoding penicillin-binding protein: protein MEIKKDILWRVYLCYIVVIGFCVFILVKAFIIQQVQGKYWESMSDSLHQKIESIDASRGTIYSANGQMLSTSIPQFDIYIDFGADGLRQKNGKRFRENVDSLSICLANLFKNKSAAEYKRILSTGYRERSRYFSLERKISFREYQELKKFPLVRQGRNKSGFIAEVKNIRLNPYQLLAYRTIGLDRENSQKVGLEQTYDTVLKGSTGKRLVRYIAGGVGVPVEDGNEIDPVNGRDIVTNLDTHIQEITEDALMKMMVGNEATNGCAIVMEVKTGKVRAIANLGRRPDGNYWEDYNYALTPTEPGSTFKLTTMLTLLDEHKIALNTPVNLEGGKWVINKRTVYDSEEHGKYQVTAKQALEMSSNVGMAKLTYDAFHNEPQVYVDHLKHLQLDKLTGIDLAGERHPLMYSPGSKNWSATTLPWMAFGYNLLISPLRTAMLYNAVANNGKMMQPYIVDAIQENGIEVQKFEPKVVMDSLSSSSTLRQVQECLYGVCNSPEGTGFTLLKGEPFKVAGKTGTALVANGKRGYADKVYQASFAGYFPAEDPQYTCVVVIVNRPHAAKFYGASVAGPVFKEIAERLYTLYVQPEQELKEDKRIIRKDTSNYKYEGYNADFRTVLNGFQTPYSDQGKDNFWVSFSRANDKMVATPLAIGNLKSMPDVTGLNLKDAIYICENAGLHVNAFGMGKVKEQSIKIGDPIAKGELIKLTLN, encoded by the coding sequence ATGGAAATAAAAAAGGACATACTTTGGCGAGTTTACCTATGCTATATCGTAGTAATAGGTTTCTGTGTATTCATACTCGTGAAAGCCTTTATTATACAACAAGTACAAGGAAAATATTGGGAAAGTATGAGTGATAGTTTACATCAAAAAATCGAATCCATAGACGCAAGTCGCGGTACTATTTATAGTGCCAATGGTCAGATGTTGAGTACCTCTATCCCTCAATTTGATATTTATATAGATTTTGGAGCGGATGGTTTGAGACAAAAAAATGGCAAACGTTTCCGTGAAAATGTGGATTCTTTGAGTATTTGTTTGGCTAATTTATTTAAAAATAAATCTGCGGCAGAGTACAAAAGGATTTTATCTACGGGTTATAGAGAACGTTCTCGCTATTTTTCTTTGGAAAGAAAAATCAGCTTTAGAGAGTATCAAGAGTTGAAAAAATTTCCACTTGTCAGACAAGGTCGCAATAAGAGTGGTTTTATCGCTGAGGTAAAAAATATTCGTTTAAATCCTTATCAATTATTGGCGTATAGAACGATTGGTTTGGATCGTGAAAATTCCCAAAAAGTAGGTTTGGAACAAACTTATGATACTGTTTTAAAAGGAAGTACTGGTAAAAGATTGGTGCGTTATATCGCTGGTGGAGTAGGTGTGCCAGTAGAAGATGGGAATGAGATCGATCCTGTGAATGGACGTGACATAGTAACCAATTTGGATACGCATATTCAAGAAATTACCGAAGATGCTCTAATGAAAATGATGGTTGGTAATGAAGCAACCAATGGTTGTGCAATCGTCATGGAAGTGAAGACTGGCAAAGTGAGAGCTATTGCTAATCTTGGTCGCCGCCCAGATGGTAATTATTGGGAAGACTATAATTATGCATTGACACCAACAGAACCAGGTTCTACATTTAAGTTGACGACTATGTTGACTTTATTGGATGAGCACAAGATTGCCTTAAATACCCCAGTGAATTTGGAAGGTGGAAAATGGGTAATCAATAAAAGAACGGTTTATGATAGTGAAGAACACGGTAAATATCAAGTAACAGCCAAACAAGCATTAGAAATGAGTTCCAATGTAGGTATGGCTAAATTGACTTACGACGCATTTCACAATGAACCACAAGTGTATGTAGATCATTTGAAACATTTACAGTTAGATAAATTAACAGGTATTGATCTTGCTGGAGAACGTCACCCGTTGATGTATAGTCCTGGTAGTAAAAATTGGAGTGCAACGACTTTGCCGTGGATGGCATTTGGATATAATTTATTGATATCCCCTTTGCGTACTGCGATGTTATATAATGCAGTTGCCAATAATGGTAAAATGATGCAACCTTACATAGTAGATGCTATTCAAGAAAATGGAATTGAAGTGCAAAAGTTTGAACCAAAAGTTGTGATGGATTCTCTTTCTTCTAGTTCCACTTTGAGGCAAGTGCAAGAGTGTTTGTATGGCGTATGTAATAGTCCAGAAGGTACAGGTTTTACTTTATTAAAAGGAGAACCATTTAAAGTTGCGGGTAAAACAGGTACGGCTTTAGTAGCAAATGGTAAAAGAGGTTATGCGGATAAAGTGTATCAAGCTTCATTTGCTGGATATTTCCCTGCGGAAGATCCTCAATATACATGTGTTGTTGTTATAGTTAACAGACCGCATGCCGCAAAATTTTATGGTGCAAGTGTTGCTGGTCCAGTATTTAAAGAAATTGCAGAAAGATTGTACACGCTTTATGTACAGCCAGAACAAGAATTAAAAGAGGATAAAAGAATTATCAGAAAAGATACATCTAACTATAAATATGAAGGTTATAATGCGGATTTCAGAACGGTGTTGAATGGTTTTCAGACACCTTATTCTGATCAAGGTAAAGATAATTTTTGGGTATCTTTTTCAAGGGCAAATGACAAAATGGTAGCGACACCATTGGCTATTGGTAATTTGAAATCTATGCCAGATGTAACGGGTTTAAACTTGAAAGATGCCATTTATATATGCGAAAATGCTGGTTTGCATGTCAACGCATTTGGAATGGGTAAAGTAAAAGAACAATCAATAAAGATAGGTGATCCTATTGCGAAAGGTGAATTAATTAAATTAACATTAAACTAA
- the rsmH gene encoding 16S rRNA (cytosine(1402)-N(4))-methyltransferase RsmH, giving the protein MSEQNIGSDYHIPVLYYETLDILNIQPDGVYVDCTFGGGGHSRGILERLGPEGRLVAFDQDADAAQNLPEDDRILFVPQNFRYLKRFLRLNGINGVDGILADLGVSSHQFDEGERGFSIRFDGPLDMRMDQNGGKKASDILLEYDAKQLQDMFSNYGEVTNSKTLAQHIVQHRSVAELKTIDSFKGMLQPIIKGNPNKYLAQVFQALRIEVNSELDALKEMLEQIPSVLNTGGVAAIITFHSLEDRLVKIFFKEETFEEKIENPFENSYKEKELKILTKKPIVPSQDELKKNARSRSSKLRAVEKL; this is encoded by the coding sequence ATGAGTGAGCAAAATATCGGTAGCGATTACCATATTCCAGTTCTTTATTATGAGACTTTAGATATCCTAAATATCCAACCAGATGGCGTATATGTGGATTGCACATTTGGTGGTGGTGGTCATAGTAGAGGGATTTTGGAAAGATTAGGACCTGAGGGGCGTTTGGTTGCATTTGATCAAGATGCGGACGCCGCGCAAAATCTTCCCGAAGATGATCGCATATTATTTGTACCACAAAATTTCAGATATCTGAAAAGATTTCTTCGGTTAAATGGTATCAATGGTGTAGATGGGATTTTGGCGGATTTGGGTGTAAGTAGTCATCAATTTGACGAAGGAGAGCGCGGTTTTTCTATACGTTTCGATGGGCCTTTGGATATGCGCATGGATCAAAATGGTGGGAAAAAAGCTTCGGATATTTTATTAGAATATGATGCAAAACAATTGCAAGACATGTTCAGTAATTATGGAGAAGTTACCAATTCCAAAACTCTAGCACAGCATATTGTTCAGCATAGATCTGTAGCGGAGTTGAAGACAATTGATTCATTCAAAGGAATGTTACAGCCAATTATTAAGGGAAATCCCAATAAATATTTGGCACAAGTATTCCAAGCTTTGAGGATTGAGGTCAATAGTGAGTTGGATGCGTTGAAAGAAATGTTAGAGCAGATTCCTTCCGTTTTAAATACAGGTGGCGTCGCAGCAATTATCACATTTCATTCTTTGGAAGATCGATTAGTAAAGATTTTTTTCAAAGAAGAAACATTCGAAGAAAAAATAGAGAATCCATTTGAGAATAGTTACAAAGAAAAAGAATTAAAGATATTAACGAAGAAACCGATCGTACCGTCACAAGACGAATTAAAGAAAAATGCTAGAAGTAGGAGTTCTAAATTGAGAGCAGTAGAGAAATTATAA
- the mraZ gene encoding division/cell wall cluster transcriptional repressor MraZ has translation MTGFLGEYEVSVDAKGRFLLPAGFKKQLEGGEMRFVVNRGFEKCLTLYPIKSWEPVFEKISQLNQFDPKVREFRRKFLGGATEIEADSAGRLLLPPSLRAYAGLTKNVVLASDVNKIEIWDADTYNKMFDDFSSEDFSALANDVMNEKGGEL, from the coding sequence ATGACAGGATTTTTAGGCGAATATGAAGTTTCCGTGGACGCGAAAGGTCGTTTTCTCCTTCCGGCTGGTTTTAAAAAACAGTTGGAAGGTGGGGAGATGCGTTTTGTCGTAAATAGGGGATTTGAAAAATGCCTTACACTTTATCCAATTAAAAGTTGGGAACCTGTATTTGAAAAAATCAGTCAATTAAATCAATTTGATCCGAAAGTGAGAGAGTTTCGCCGCAAGTTTTTAGGTGGTGCCACTGAGATTGAAGCGGATAGCGCAGGTAGATTATTGTTGCCTCCTTCCTTGAGAGCGTATGCTGGATTGACAAAAAATGTGGTATTAGCTTCCGATGTCAATAAAATTGAAATCTGGGATGCAGATACTTATAATAAGATGTTTGATGATTTCTCTTCTGAAGATTTCAGCGCATTGGCAAATGATGTTATGAATGAAAAAGGTGGGGAGTTATAA
- the rnhA gene encoding ribonuclease HI codes for MPICKIFFIYIAPKSIIIETPNKIVIYTDGSSRGNPGPGGFGAILMFGQLRKEISQGFRKTTNNRMELLAVIIALESLKTNALPVFIFTDSKYVVDSVSKKWLDKWIKTNFAGGKKNKDLWLRYAKIAANFQIQFNWVKGHADNPLNNRCDLLATTAADGKDLLIDLEFERNY; via the coding sequence ATTCCGATTTGTAAAATATTCTTTATTTATATTGCGCCAAAATCAATCATTATCGAAACTCCCAACAAAATAGTAATATATACAGACGGCTCTTCTCGTGGTAATCCTGGTCCAGGCGGATTTGGAGCCATTTTAATGTTTGGACAATTAAGAAAGGAAATTTCCCAAGGTTTTCGTAAGACGACCAATAATAGAATGGAATTATTGGCAGTAATCATTGCTTTAGAATCTTTAAAAACCAATGCATTACCAGTTTTCATTTTTACGGATAGTAAATATGTGGTAGATAGTGTATCCAAAAAATGGCTTGACAAATGGATAAAAACCAATTTTGCTGGCGGCAAGAAAAACAAGGACTTATGGTTGCGCTACGCAAAAATTGCAGCGAATTTTCAAATTCAATTCAATTGGGTAAAAGGTCATGCCGACAATCCTTTAAATAATCGTTGTGATCTACTGGCCACCACAGCTGCAGACGGAAAAGATTTACTGATTGATTTAGAATTTGAGCGTAATTACTAG
- a CDS encoding FtsL-like putative cell division protein — MEEQITQEKKSAKPLSTFKKAVNYQWVMNNLGFFLFLAFLAVIYIANGHVADKIIRETNTAGSEIKELQFEYKTLKSELMFQTKEAEIIKAVAPLGLKLSSTPPMRIKLIEKNKEEQE, encoded by the coding sequence ATGGAAGAACAAATTACACAAGAAAAGAAAAGTGCTAAACCTTTAAGCACTTTCAAAAAGGCGGTTAATTACCAATGGGTAATGAACAACTTGGGATTCTTTTTATTCCTTGCATTTTTGGCTGTGATCTACATCGCAAATGGTCATGTAGCAGATAAAATAATCCGAGAGACCAATACGGCAGGCTCCGAAATTAAGGAATTACAATTTGAATATAAGACTTTAAAGAGTGAGTTGATGTTTCAAACGAAGGAAGCAGAGATTATAAAAGCCGTTGCGCCTTTGGGATTGAAATTGAGCAGTACGCCTCCGATGAGAATCAAATTAATAGAAAAAAACAAAGAAGAACAGGAATAA